The genomic region GACTTCCTCGATTCCTGGCAGGAGGGAGATCTGACGGCCGCGGCAGCGCTCACCGACGACGGCGACGCGGCACATCAGGCGCTGACTCAGTTTCGCCGAGGGGCCGGGACGGACGTCTCCTTCAAGACGGAACGGCAGGACGCCACCCGGGTGTCCTTCGCCACCACCCTCCGGTTCCGTGACGACGGTCGTACGTCGACCTGGACGTACGGTTCCTCCATAAAGCTGCTGAGGGACCCGGGTACGGGCGAGCCTCGCGTCGCCTGGCTGCCGTCCGTGGTGCATCCGAAGCTGCGGAAGGGCGACGCGATGACGGTCGCGGAGGCCGCCGCACCCGTGGTCGACGCCGTCGACAGGGACGGCAAGAAGCTGACGGCCAAGGAGTTTCCCTCCCTCGCCGGCGTACTCCCGTCGCTGGGCCGACGATACGGAGACAAGCTGGGCGGGACGCCCGAGGTGGAGGTCCGGCTCACCAGGGCCGGTGGCCGGTCGAGTGAGTCGCTCCACGTCATCTCGGCGGGCAAGCCGGTCAGACTGCGCACCACCCTGTCCGCGAAGGTCCAGCGGGCGGCCGAGCGAGCGGTCAAGAAGTTCCCGGAGTCCTCCACGGTCGCGGTGAAGCCCAGTAACGGCGAGATCCTCGCGGTGGCCAACAACCGTGGGGACGGATTCAACGCGGCCCTCCTCGGCCAGCTCGCTCCCGGATCCACCATGAAGATCATCACCGCGGCCGCGTTGCTGGAGAAGGGGCTCGTCACCGCGCCGGGCCCCGCACCCTGCCCGAAGGCCGCGCGCGTCGGCGGAACGACCTTCCACAACCTGGACGAGTTCGAGATGCCCGGCGCCACCTTCTCGGACGGCTTCAGCCGTTCCTGCAACACCACGTTCCTCGAGTTCGCGGACGACATCGACGCGGACACCCTGTCCCGGGAGGCGCGCGAGGTCTTCGGCGTGGGCCTCGACTGGCACAGCGGAGTCGCCACCTTCGACGGCAGCGTCCCCAAGGCGACCGGGGCGGAGAAGGCCGCGACGATGATCGGGCAGGGTCAGGTGCAGATGAACCCGCTGAACCTGGCCTCGGTCGCCGCGACCGCCTCGACCGGGAGGTTCAAGCAGCCGAACCTGGTGCCGCCGGATGTGGACGGCCGCCCGCTCGCCGAGGCACAGCGCTCTCTGCCGGACGACGTCGCGCGGCAACTGCGCACCATGCTGCACAGGACCGCGACGGAGGGAACGGCGGCCAAGGCGATGCAAGGGCTGCCGGGAGACATCGGCGCGAAGACCGGCTCGGCCGAGGTCGGCGGGAACGCCACGTCCGACAGTTGGTTCGCCGGCTACCGCGACGACGTCGCCGCGGCGGCCGTCGTGCAGAAGGGCGGCCACGGAGGCGACGCCGCGGGGCCGCTCGTGCGGGACGTACTCGAGACGCGGTAGCCGGGTCGTACCGAAGCCGAAGTGGCCACGTCGTCGTCGGGACGTGCGTGCGGGGCCGGTCGTGCGGCCCTGCGCGCGAATCGCAGGGCGAGCGGCGCTGATCGCACGGCGAGGAGCGCTGATCGTTCGGCCGGCGGCCAGTGGCGCATGCCGCTACCGCCGGGAGCGGTTTACCGCCGGGAGCGGAGGGCTGCTGCCGCGACGCGTACGGCGGTCGACGGGTGGAAGAGGTGCGTCGGCGGCTTCGTGAGGTGGACCACGGAGGTCAGGGTCCTGGCGACGGAGGGAGAGACCTGCGCGGCCATGGCGACCCTGCGGACGTAGTGGTTGACCAGGTCGGTTCCGCGTGGCTTGGGACCACGGGTCTGCGGGAACGCGAAGTCGCCCCCGGCCGCCAGGGTCCAGGGAACCTCGACCGCCTTGGCCGCCGCGGTGTAGTAGGCCGCTGCCGTCCCGGCCCCGTCGGGCCCGAACCGGTCCAGGGCCCCCTCCAGGGCGAGCGCCTGGAAGGCGGCACTGGTCATGCCCTGTCCGTAGACGGGGTTGAACGTACACAGCGCGTCCCCGACCGTGACGAGGCCGGCGGGTACGTCCGTCAGCCGCTCGAAGTGCCGTCGTCGGCTTGCCGGGAAGCGGTGGAGGAAGATGCCGCTGACCGGCTCGGCGCGGGCCACCAGTTCCGCGATCGACGGATCGGGCAGGCTCCTGGCGAAAGCCAGGAACGAGGAGTCGTCGTCGGGCAGGCCGCCCACGTGCAGCGCGAACAGGCCGATGAGCCAGCGATCGCCTTCGACGGGCAGCGCGTTGCCTCCCTGCGGACTTCCGGGCGGGGAGGCAAGGACGTAGGCGGCCTCTGCCCCGCCGACGCGTTCGCCCGGTAGCCGTTTCAACAACCGGCTGGAGTAGCCCGCGCCGATCTTCACCTGTGACACCTCGGGCCGCGGGACTCCCAGATCCGCCAGCCACCGGTCGGAACGTCCGGCCGAGCCCGAGCAGTCGGCCACCAGGTCCGCGGCGAGCAGCTCGCCGTCGGCGGTCCGTACCCCGGTCACCCGGTGTGTGTCGCCGGACAGGCCGATCGCCGCGCAGTCCGGCCGGATGGTGACGTTCGGCAGGTCCAGTACACGCCGGCGCAGCGACCATTCGAGAAGCGGCCTGGTGACCGTGAGGAAGTGGCACCCGGAGACGGCCTCCCGCAAGGGGTGCCCGTACTGGACCACCCGGCAGTCGGCGAGGTGGTCCAGACGTGGCCCGCCCGCTGCCACGAGTTCCGCCGTGACACCGGGGAACAGCTGCTCCAGGGCTCGTTGACCGGATTCGAGGATGCCGTGGGCGTGCCGCCCCTGGGGTACCACGGACCGGAACTCGGGCCCGGCGGGAAGGTCGCCACGGTCGACCACCACGACATGGCCGAATCTGTCCGCCAGCACCCGTGCGGTGCACAGTCCCGCGATGCTCGCGCCGATGACCACAGCGCGCCGCTGCTCGCTCACTCCGGAGCCTTCCTGTACGTCGTTCTCGCTAGGTCGTGTCCGCAAAGTCCCGCCTGCCCGGCGACGCCTGGCACGCCCTCTCGCCGCACCGGGCGAAGCCCCACGTACAACCAGTACGAGGGACTCCGCCCGGCACGCCGAGAGCACGCACCAGACGCCGCCGGGCCCGCCCTCCGGGCGGACGACGGGACTTTGCGGACACGACCTAGGGCGCAACCTGGCACGGAGACATTGCTTTTCGCGTGCCGTTCCGTTGTCGGGCCAAGCTTTCCGCCTTCTGGAACGGTGCTGGTCCGGACGGTGAACCGTTCCGGCCAAGTGCCCGTCGTACGGATCGACAGAGACCGCAGCACATTCCGCTGCCCGTCGACTCTCCGGACCTGATAGCCCCCTAACAGGGACGCGGAGACCGCGAACGGCTGTCACCGCACGTCGTGTGCGGTGACAGCCGCGAGTGGCACGGAGGTCCGGGCACCGTGCGCGGTGTCGCGCTGTGCGCGATCACGTACTCAATCAGTCCGCTCGTGGGGAGAAGAACGATGACCGGAGCCGCTTCCGTGCTGGCCCGATGTGTCGAGACCGCCACCGGCACTCAGCTGCCCGTGGCCATCAAGGCGTGGGACGGCAGCACGGCCGGGCCGGTGGACGGCCCCGCGTTCGTCCTGCGCAGCCCGCAAGCGCTGCGGCGGATGCTGTGGCGGCCGGGACAACTCGGACTCGCCCGTGCCTGGGTGGCCGGCGAGTTCGATGTCGATGGCGACCTGTACGAGGCGCTCGACCGGATATCGCGCCTGCTGTGGGATCGCGAAGGGGCGGAAAAGGCAGACGGCGACGACGGTGCGGCGCGCGGCCTGTCCGCGTTCCTGCGTGGTCCGAGCGGTGTCCGCGCTCTGTTCGAGACGGTTGCCCTGGCCCGTCCCGGGCTGCCGCCGGCCCCGCCCGCGGAGGAAGTGGGCGGTCGCCGAGGCCGTGCCCACACGCTGCGCAGCGACCGTGCGGCGATCAGCCACCACTACGACGTGGGCAACGACTTCTACCGGCTGGTCCTGGGACCCAGCCTGGTGTACTCGTGCGCCTACTGGCAGGGCCGCCCGGACGACGGGGCCACGCTGGAGGAGGCGCAGGAGGCCAAGCTCGAACTGATCTGCCGGAAGCTCGATCTGCGTGCCGGCGAGCGCCTGCTCGATGTCGGCTGCGGCTGGGGCTCGCTCGCCCTGCACGCCGCGCGGCGGCACGGCGTGCGGGTGGTGGGTGTGACGATCTCCGGAGAACAGGCCGTCCTGGCGCGCGAGCGCGTCGAGCGCGCCGGTCTGGCCGATCAGGTCGAGATCCGCGTACAGGACTACCGGGAGATCCCGGACGGCCCGTACGACGCCATCTCCTCCGTCGGAATGGCGGAGCACGTGGGGACGCGGGCGTTCCGTGGGTACGCGGAGATCCTGCACGGGCTGCTCAAGCCCGAAGGCCGCCTCCTCAACCATCAGATCGCGCGCCGTCCCGTCCGGGACGAGAAGTCGTACCGGATGAACTCCTTCATCGACCGCTATGTGTTCCCCGACGGCGAGTTGGCCCTGGTGGGCTCGACCGCGGCGCTGCTGGAGGAGGCCGGATTCGAGGTGCGTGACGTCGAGGCCCTGCGGGAGCACTACGCGCTGACGCTGCGGGAATGGGTCACCAACCTGGAGCGGAACTGGGACGAGGCGGTACGGCTCACCTCGCCCGAGCGGGCCAGGGTCTGGCGGCTGTACATGGCCGCCTCGGCGCTCGGGTTCGAACGGAACACGATGGGCGTGAACCAGGTGCTGGCCGTCCGGACCGCGCAGGACGGTTCCTCGGGCATGCCCTTGCTCAGAGGGGTGGGCCGGTGGGCGGAGCCGGCGCTGCCCGACGACCGCCGGACGGAATCGTCGGCGCTCGTGTCCGAAGCCACATCCAGCTGACCGCCCAGGAGCGAAAAATCATGATGAACATCCTCATGCTCGCAGGTGCGGTGTTCGGCGCCGGAATCGCCGCAAGCGGGGCCCTTCACGTAATCGGATACACCCGGTTCTGCACACCCGCCACCACGCTGGGGTTCTCCCCCGCCGCGGCCCGCGCGATCGGGGTGTACGAACTGATCGGGGGTGCGGCACTCTGCGCGGGCTTCTGGTTCCCGGTCGTGGCGACCACGGCGGCTGTCAGCCTCTTCCTTCTCACCGCGGCCGCCGTGCAGTACCACCACTGGAACGACGACAGACCCCGAAGACTCGTCCTGCCGGCGCTCACCTCGATGGTCATGCTCACCTACGCCGCGGTGACGATCATGACGTGACCTCGCGAATCCGTAGTACGGACCGGGCCCGCGGATCAAGGGGACCCCTGGGAGGTCAAGGTCACAGCGGGTGCCTCTGCTGCTCGCCTGTGCATCTGGCCTAGCATCCGAGCATGACGGTCCTGCCTGACGACGGGCTCTCGCTGGCCGCCGAGTTCCCTGACGCGACCCATGAGCAGTGGCAACGCCTCGTGGCGGGCGTACTGCGCAAGTCGGGCAAGGAAGTCTCGGACGACGCAGCCGAGGACGCTCTGTCCACCACGCTGGAGGACGGGCTCCGCGCCCGCCCTCTGTACAGCGCACACGACTCCGCACCCGATCCCGGCCTGCCCGGTTTCGCCCCCTTCGTACGGGGTGGCCGTGCCGAGGGCACCACCCTCGGCGGCTGGGACGCACGGCAAAGGCACACGGCCGCCGACGGCGACGCGGTCCTCGCGGACCTGGAGAACGGGGTCACCTCACTCTGGCTGGCCGTCGGCGCGGGCGGCTTCCCCGTGTCGTCGCTCGGCCGGGTCCTCGATGACGTCTACCTCGATCTGGCACCGGTTGTGCTGGAAGCGGGGCGTGAAGTCGAGCCCGCCGCACGGGAGTTGCTGCAGCTGTACGAGGAGCGGGGGGTCGCGCGCGACGCGGCTCGTGGCAACCTTGGCGCCGATCCCCTGGGCCATGAGGCCCGTACGGGGGACGACGGGTTCGACTTCGCGCCCGTCGCCGCTCTCGCGCGGCTGTGCGCCGAGGAGTACCCGGGGCTGCGGGCGATGACCGTGGACGCCTTGCCGTACCACGAGGCCGGCGGGTCGGCGGCCCAGGAGCTGGGCTGCTCGCTGGCGACCGGTGTCGCCTATCTGCGGGAGCTGACCGGGGCGGGCTTGACGGTCGAACAGGCCGTGGCCCAGCTGGAGTTCCGGTACGCGGCCACCGCCGACCAGTTCCTCACCATCGCCAAGCTGCGGGCGGCGCGCAGGCTGTGGGCGCGGGTCACCGAGGTGTGCGGCGCCCCGGGCGGGCAGCTTCAGCATGCCGTGACCTCGCCGGTGATGATGTCCCGCCGCGACCCGTGGGTGAACATGCTGCGCGCGACGATCGCGACGCTGGCGGCCGGGGTCGGCGGCGCCGAGGCGGTCACGGTGCTGCCCTTCGACCACGCGCTCGGCCTGCCGGACGCGTTCGCCCGCCGGATCGCCCGCAACACGTCGACGATCCTGGTCGAGGAGTCGCATCTGTCCCGGGTGATCGACCCGGCGGGCGGCTCTTGGTACGTGGAGCGGCTCACCGACGAACTCGCCCACGCGGGCTGGGAGTTCTTCCAGCGGATCGAGCAACAGGGCGGCCAGGCGGCGGCGTTGCGCTCGGGCCGCATCGGCAAGGACCTCGCCGCCACCTGGGCGACGCGCAGCGCGAAGCTCGCCAAGCGACGCGAACCCGTCACCGGCGTCAGCGAGTTCCCCAACCTCGCCGAACGGCTCGTGGAACGCGAGCCCGCCCCCGTGCCACCGCCCGGCGGGCTGCCGCGCGTGCGGCGCGACGAGGCGTACGAGGCACTGCGCGCCCGCTCCGACGCCCACCTCGCGGCGACCGGCACCCGGCCGCGGATCTTCCTGGCCGCGCTCGGCCCCGCCGCCGCCCACACCACCCGCCTCACCTTCGCCTCGAACCTGTTCCAGGCGGGCGGCATCGAGCCCGTCACCGAGGGCGCGTTCGAGGACAGCGGTGCCACCGAGGCCTGTCTGTGCTCCAGCGACGCGCTGTACGAGGAGCGGGCCGCCGAGGTCACCGCGTCCCTCAAGGCGGCGGGCGCCCGGCACGTGTTCCTCGCGGGCCGTCCCGGGCAGTACTCCGGTGTCGACGCCTACGTCTTCACGGGCTGCGACGCCGTAGCCGTGCTCTCCGCCACCCTCGACCGCATGGGAGTGTCCTGATGGAACCGACGGGACGAATCCCCGACTTCTCCGGGATCGAGCTGGGGGTTCCGAAGGCCGACGGCGGCACCGACGAGTGGCGCGGCGCCGTCAAGAAGGCCACCGGCGGCGACGACCTCCTCTGGGAGACCCCGGAGGGCATCGCGGTCAAACCGCTCTACACCGGGCAGGACCTGGAGGGCCTGGACTTCCTGGGTACGTACCCGGGCGTCGCCCCGTATCTGCGCGGCCCGTACCCGACGATGTACGTCAACCAGCCCTGGACGATCCGCCAGTACGCGGGCTTCTCCACGGCCGAGGAGTCCAACGCCTTCTACCGCCGCAATCTGGCGGCCGGCCAGAAGGGCCTGTCCGTCGCCTTCGACCTCCCCACCCACCGCGGTTACGACAGCGACCACCCACGGGTGACCGGTGACGTCGGCATGGCGGGCGTGGCGATCGACTCGATCTACGACATGCGGCAGCTCTTCGACGGCATCCCGCTGGACAAGATGACGGTGTCGATGACGATGAACGGTGCCGTGCTGCCCGTTCTCGCGCTCTACATCGTGGCGGCGGAGGAACAGGGCGTACCGCCCGAGAAGTTGGCCGGGACCATCCAGAACGACATCCTCAAAGAGTTCATGGTCCGCAACACCTATATCTATCCGCCGAAGCCGTCGATGCGGAT from Streptomyces sp. NBC_00878 harbors:
- a CDS encoding penicillin-binding transpeptidase domain-containing protein → MRNRIKLAVTSAAVLLTGASGYGAVDALGLLKKTGPLSADEVRSTAQDFLDSWQEGDLTAAAALTDDGDAAHQALTQFRRGAGTDVSFKTERQDATRVSFATTLRFRDDGRTSTWTYGSSIKLLRDPGTGEPRVAWLPSVVHPKLRKGDAMTVAEAAAPVVDAVDRDGKKLTAKEFPSLAGVLPSLGRRYGDKLGGTPEVEVRLTRAGGRSSESLHVISAGKPVRLRTTLSAKVQRAAERAVKKFPESSTVAVKPSNGEILAVANNRGDGFNAALLGQLAPGSTMKIITAAALLEKGLVTAPGPAPCPKAARVGGTTFHNLDEFEMPGATFSDGFSRSCNTTFLEFADDIDADTLSREAREVFGVGLDWHSGVATFDGSVPKATGAEKAATMIGQGQVQMNPLNLASVAATASTGRFKQPNLVPPDVDGRPLAEAQRSLPDDVARQLRTMLHRTATEGTAAKAMQGLPGDIGAKTGSAEVGGNATSDSWFAGYRDDVAAAAVVQKGGHGGDAAGPLVRDVLETR
- a CDS encoding NAD(P)/FAD-dependent oxidoreductase, which encodes MSEQRRAVVIGASIAGLCTARVLADRFGHVVVVDRGDLPAGPEFRSVVPQGRHAHGILESGQRALEQLFPGVTAELVAAGGPRLDHLADCRVVQYGHPLREAVSGCHFLTVTRPLLEWSLRRRVLDLPNVTIRPDCAAIGLSGDTHRVTGVRTADGELLAADLVADCSGSAGRSDRWLADLGVPRPEVSQVKIGAGYSSRLLKRLPGERVGGAEAAYVLASPPGSPQGGNALPVEGDRWLIGLFALHVGGLPDDDSSFLAFARSLPDPSIAELVARAEPVSGIFLHRFPASRRRHFERLTDVPAGLVTVGDALCTFNPVYGQGMTSAAFQALALEGALDRFGPDGAGTAAAYYTAAAKAVEVPWTLAAGGDFAFPQTRGPKPRGTDLVNHYVRRVAMAAQVSPSVARTLTSVVHLTKPPTHLFHPSTAVRVAAAALRSRR
- a CDS encoding cyclopropane-fatty-acyl-phospholipid synthase family protein yields the protein MTGAASVLARCVETATGTQLPVAIKAWDGSTAGPVDGPAFVLRSPQALRRMLWRPGQLGLARAWVAGEFDVDGDLYEALDRISRLLWDREGAEKADGDDGAARGLSAFLRGPSGVRALFETVALARPGLPPAPPAEEVGGRRGRAHTLRSDRAAISHHYDVGNDFYRLVLGPSLVYSCAYWQGRPDDGATLEEAQEAKLELICRKLDLRAGERLLDVGCGWGSLALHAARRHGVRVVGVTISGEQAVLARERVERAGLADQVEIRVQDYREIPDGPYDAISSVGMAEHVGTRAFRGYAEILHGLLKPEGRLLNHQIARRPVRDEKSYRMNSFIDRYVFPDGELALVGSTAALLEEAGFEVRDVEALREHYALTLREWVTNLERNWDEAVRLTSPERARVWRLYMAASALGFERNTMGVNQVLAVRTAQDGSSGMPLLRGVGRWAEPALPDDRRTESSALVSEATSS
- a CDS encoding DoxX family protein, with the translated sequence MMNILMLAGAVFGAGIAASGALHVIGYTRFCTPATTLGFSPAAARAIGVYELIGGAALCAGFWFPVVATTAAVSLFLLTAAAVQYHHWNDDRPRRLVLPALTSMVMLTYAAVTIMT
- a CDS encoding methylmalonyl-CoA mutase family protein; the protein is MTVLPDDGLSLAAEFPDATHEQWQRLVAGVLRKSGKEVSDDAAEDALSTTLEDGLRARPLYSAHDSAPDPGLPGFAPFVRGGRAEGTTLGGWDARQRHTAADGDAVLADLENGVTSLWLAVGAGGFPVSSLGRVLDDVYLDLAPVVLEAGREVEPAARELLQLYEERGVARDAARGNLGADPLGHEARTGDDGFDFAPVAALARLCAEEYPGLRAMTVDALPYHEAGGSAAQELGCSLATGVAYLRELTGAGLTVEQAVAQLEFRYAATADQFLTIAKLRAARRLWARVTEVCGAPGGQLQHAVTSPVMMSRRDPWVNMLRATIATLAAGVGGAEAVTVLPFDHALGLPDAFARRIARNTSTILVEESHLSRVIDPAGGSWYVERLTDELAHAGWEFFQRIEQQGGQAAALRSGRIGKDLAATWATRSAKLAKRREPVTGVSEFPNLAERLVEREPAPVPPPGGLPRVRRDEAYEALRARSDAHLAATGTRPRIFLAALGPAAAHTTRLTFASNLFQAGGIEPVTEGAFEDSGATEACLCSSDALYEERAAEVTASLKAAGARHVFLAGRPGQYSGVDAYVFTGCDAVAVLSATLDRMGVS